A genomic window from Megalobrama amblycephala isolate DHTTF-2021 linkage group LG2, ASM1881202v1, whole genome shotgun sequence includes:
- the smad4a gene encoding mothers against decapentaplegic homolog 4a isoform X2: protein MSITNTPTSNDACLSIVHSLMCHRQGGESETFAKRAIESLVKKLKEKKDELDSLITAITTNGAHPSKCVTIQRTLDGRLQVAGRKGFPHVIYARLWRWPDLHKNELKHVKYCQFAFDLKCDSVCVNPYHYERVVSPGIDLSGLTLSGSGPSGLMVKDEYDYESQQSLPSTEGHMQTIQHPPSRPVAPEPFNTPAMLPPAEGSSSASTSAFSSIAVGSTNATSTWSRNSNFTPTVPHHQNGHLQHHPPMAHPAHYWPVHNEIAFQPPISNHPAPEYWCSIAYFEMDVQVGETFKVPSSCPIVTVDGYVDPSGGDRFCLGQLSNVHRTEAIERARLHIGKGVQLECKGEGDVWVRCLSDHAVFVQSYYLDREAGRAPGDAVHKIYPSAYIKVFDLRQCHRQMQQQAATAQAAAAAQAAAVAGNIPGPGSVGGIAPAISLSAAAGIGVDDLRRLCILRMSFVKGWGPDYPRQSIKETPCWIEIHLHRALQLLDEVLHTMPIADPTPLD, encoded by the exons ATGTCCATCACAAACACGCCCACCAGTAACGATGCCTGTCTGAGCATCGTCCACAGTCTGATGTGTCACAGGCAGGGCGGCGAGAGCGAGACCTTTGCCAAACGGGCCATTGAGAGTCTGGTGAAGAAACTGAAGGAGAAGAAAGACGAGCTGGATTCCCTCATCACCGCCATCACCACTAACGGCGCTCATCCCAGCAAATGTGTGACCATACAGAGAACACTAGACGGCCGGCTGCAG GTGGCTGGTCGTAAAGGATTCCCACATGTCATTTATGCACGGTTATGGCGATGGCCTGACCTTCATAAGAACGAGCTGAAACATGTGAAGTACTGCCAGTTTGCCTTTGACCTCAAATGTGACAGCGTCTGTGTGAACCCCTACCATTACGAGAGAGTGGTGTCTCCAGGAATAG ATTTATCTGGACTCACACTGTCAGGCTCTG GTCCATCAGGCCTGATGGTGAAGGATGAATATGATTATGAATCGCAGCAGTCTCTGCCCAGCACTGAGGGACACATGCAGACGATTCAACACCCTCCCTCCAGACCGGTGGCCCCGGAGCCCTTCAACACGCCCGCCATGCTGCCGCCAGCAGAGGGCAGCAGCTCCGCCTCCACCTCCGCCTTCTCCAGCATCGCGGTGGGATCAACAA ATGCCACTTCCACCTGGTCGAGGAACAGTAATTTCACCCCCACTGTCCCTCACCATCAGAATGGCCATCTTCAGCATCATCCACCCATGGCGCATCCGGCACACTACT GGCCTGTTCACAATGAAATCGCATTTCAGCCACCGATATCCAACCATCCGG CTCCTGAATACTGGTGCTCCATTGCTTATTTCGAGATGGACGTTCAAGTCGGAGAAACCTTTAAAGTTCCCTCCTCCTGTCCGATCGTGACCGTCGACGGCTATGTGGACCCGTCTGGAGGAGATCGCTTCTGCCTCGGCCAGCTCAGCAACGTCCACAGAACGGAGGCCATCGAACGGGCGAG ACTGCACATCGGGAAAGGCGTCCAGCTGGAGTGTAAAGGTGAAGGGGACGTTTGGGTGCGCTGTCTGAGTGATCACGCCGTCTTCGTTCAGAGCTACTACTTAGACCGGGAGGCCGGCCGCGCTCCTGGCGATGCTGTACACAAGATTTACCCCAGTGCATACATCAAG GTGTTTGATTTGCGTCAGTGCCACAGGCAGATGCAGCAGCAGGCGGCGACGGCGCAGGCAGCAGCGGCCGCACAGGCAGCAGCGGTGGCAGGAAACATCCCCGGCCCCGGATCCGTGGGAGGAATCGCACCTGCTATCA GTTTGTCTGCGGCTGCTGGTATCGGTGTGGACGATCTCCGCCGGCTCTGCATCCTGCGCATGAGTTTCGTGAAGGGCTGGGGTCCCGATTACCCGCGGCAGAGCATTAAAGAGACGCCCTGCTGGATCGAGATCCACCTGCACCGGGCGCTGCAGCTGCTGGACGAGGTTCTGCACACCATGCCCATCGCCGACCCCACGCCGTTAGACTGA
- the smad4a gene encoding mothers against decapentaplegic homolog 4a isoform X1, with protein sequence MSITNTPTSNDACLSIVHSLMCHRQGGESETFAKRAIESLVKKLKEKKDELDSLITAITTNGAHPSKCVTIQRTLDGRLQVAGRKGFPHVIYARLWRWPDLHKNELKHVKYCQFAFDLKCDSVCVNPYHYERVVSPGIDLSGLTLSGSGPSGLMVKDEYDYESQQSLPSTEGHMQTIQHPPSRPVAPEPFNTPAMLPPAEGSSSASTSAFSSIAVGSTTQPNSVLTGSHSSESLLQIASGTGQGSQQNGFPPGQPSTYHHNATSTWSRNSNFTPTVPHHQNGHLQHHPPMAHPAHYWPVHNEIAFQPPISNHPAPEYWCSIAYFEMDVQVGETFKVPSSCPIVTVDGYVDPSGGDRFCLGQLSNVHRTEAIERARLHIGKGVQLECKGEGDVWVRCLSDHAVFVQSYYLDREAGRAPGDAVHKIYPSAYIKVFDLRQCHRQMQQQAATAQAAAAAQAAAVAGNIPGPGSVGGIAPAISLSAAAGIGVDDLRRLCILRMSFVKGWGPDYPRQSIKETPCWIEIHLHRALQLLDEVLHTMPIADPTPLD encoded by the exons ATGTCCATCACAAACACGCCCACCAGTAACGATGCCTGTCTGAGCATCGTCCACAGTCTGATGTGTCACAGGCAGGGCGGCGAGAGCGAGACCTTTGCCAAACGGGCCATTGAGAGTCTGGTGAAGAAACTGAAGGAGAAGAAAGACGAGCTGGATTCCCTCATCACCGCCATCACCACTAACGGCGCTCATCCCAGCAAATGTGTGACCATACAGAGAACACTAGACGGCCGGCTGCAG GTGGCTGGTCGTAAAGGATTCCCACATGTCATTTATGCACGGTTATGGCGATGGCCTGACCTTCATAAGAACGAGCTGAAACATGTGAAGTACTGCCAGTTTGCCTTTGACCTCAAATGTGACAGCGTCTGTGTGAACCCCTACCATTACGAGAGAGTGGTGTCTCCAGGAATAG ATTTATCTGGACTCACACTGTCAGGCTCTG GTCCATCAGGCCTGATGGTGAAGGATGAATATGATTATGAATCGCAGCAGTCTCTGCCCAGCACTGAGGGACACATGCAGACGATTCAACACCCTCCCTCCAGACCGGTGGCCCCGGAGCCCTTCAACACGCCCGCCATGCTGCCGCCAGCAGAGGGCAGCAGCTCCGCCTCCACCTCCGCCTTCTCCAGCATCGCGGTGGGATCAACAA CTCAGCCCAATAGTGTTCTGACAGGAAGCCATAGCAGTGAGAGTCTGCTGCAGATTGCATCAGGGACAGGGCAGGGCTCACAGCAGAATGGCTTCCCACCAGGCCAGCCCTCCACATACCATCACA ATGCCACTTCCACCTGGTCGAGGAACAGTAATTTCACCCCCACTGTCCCTCACCATCAGAATGGCCATCTTCAGCATCATCCACCCATGGCGCATCCGGCACACTACT GGCCTGTTCACAATGAAATCGCATTTCAGCCACCGATATCCAACCATCCGG CTCCTGAATACTGGTGCTCCATTGCTTATTTCGAGATGGACGTTCAAGTCGGAGAAACCTTTAAAGTTCCCTCCTCCTGTCCGATCGTGACCGTCGACGGCTATGTGGACCCGTCTGGAGGAGATCGCTTCTGCCTCGGCCAGCTCAGCAACGTCCACAGAACGGAGGCCATCGAACGGGCGAG ACTGCACATCGGGAAAGGCGTCCAGCTGGAGTGTAAAGGTGAAGGGGACGTTTGGGTGCGCTGTCTGAGTGATCACGCCGTCTTCGTTCAGAGCTACTACTTAGACCGGGAGGCCGGCCGCGCTCCTGGCGATGCTGTACACAAGATTTACCCCAGTGCATACATCAAG GTGTTTGATTTGCGTCAGTGCCACAGGCAGATGCAGCAGCAGGCGGCGACGGCGCAGGCAGCAGCGGCCGCACAGGCAGCAGCGGTGGCAGGAAACATCCCCGGCCCCGGATCCGTGGGAGGAATCGCACCTGCTATCA GTTTGTCTGCGGCTGCTGGTATCGGTGTGGACGATCTCCGCCGGCTCTGCATCCTGCGCATGAGTTTCGTGAAGGGCTGGGGTCCCGATTACCCGCGGCAGAGCATTAAAGAGACGCCCTGCTGGATCGAGATCCACCTGCACCGGGCGCTGCAGCTGCTGGACGAGGTTCTGCACACCATGCCCATCGCCGACCCCACGCCGTTAGACTGA
- the LOC125262557 gene encoding bone morphogenetic protein 10-like: protein MSHHPHPYNSYLMALSVLSRVLSLCVLLLSWAECSPIPPPEERDNVDMQEVLGQFLQMLNLTDQGPRTRPRSSRTEPPEYMLELYNRFANDRSASPAANIVRSFRNEDHTSHGRTHRLLFNVSMPPHERVVSAELRLHVLLKRDSRQRIGAGWKVTIFDMLQGGRYRTGERDALASKHVHRKDSGWEVFDMTNAVQHWRKVSIVTPRLEVRIENLNAFRNTNERQYADLDIDRNSDGKHEPALIVFSDDQSEDRHVIEEDNKLWTDEEEQMHSNEIYEDGSRVRRSAKVEDCKKAEMYVDFKDIGWDNFILAPSGYQAFTCRGVCNYPLARELTPTQHAIVQTLLNLKSPQRASQACCVPTELKPISLLYEENGIVVLNNKYEGMVVKECGCR, encoded by the exons ATGTCACATCATCCTCATCCTTACAATTCATATCTAATGGCTCTTTCTGTGCTTTCTCGAGTCCTGAGTCTCTGCGTCCTGCTGCTGTCGTGGGCTGAGTGCAGTCCGATTCCACCTCCGGAAGAGCGGGATAACGTGGACATGCAAGAGGTTCTGGGTCAGTTCCTTCAAATGTTGAATCTGACCGATCAGGGGCCCCGGACAAGGCCCCGCTCCAGCCGCACGGAGCCGCCGGAATACATGCTGGAACTTTACAACCGATTCGCCAACGACCGCAGCGCCTCGCCGGCAGCCAACATTGTGCGAAGTTTCAGAAATGAAG ACCACACCTCACACGGGCGGACGCACCGTCTCCTGTTCAACGTCTCTATGCCGCCACACGAGCGTGTCGTCAGCGCTGAGCTGCGTCTTCACGTGCTTCTCAAGAGAGACTCGCGCCAGCGTATCGGAGCGGGATGGAAGGTGACCATATTTGACATGTTGCAGGGCGGACGCTACAGGACCGGTGAGAGAGACGCGCTGGCGTCGAAGCACGTCCATCGTAAGGACAGCGGATGGGAAGTCTTTGATATGACGAACGCTGTCCAGCATTGGCGGAAGGTCAGTATTGTGACCCCCAGGCTGGAGGTTCGTATTGAAAATCTGAACGCGTTTAGGAATACGAACGAGCGGCAATACGCAGACCTGGACATCGACAGGAATTCTGATGGAAAACACGAGCCGGCGCTGATCGTCTTCTCAGATGATCAGAGTGAAGACCGTCACGTGATTGAAGAGGACAACAAACTGTGGACAGATGAAGAGGAGCAGATGCACTCAAACGAGATCTACGAGGACGGCTCAAGAGTCCGGCGCAGCGCTAAAGTGGAGGACTGCAAAAAAGCCGAGATGTATGTCGATTTTAAGGATATAGGCTGGGACAACTTCATCCTGGCGCCATCTGGTTATCAGGCGTTCACCTGCCGCGGCGTGTGCAATTATCCTTTGGCTCGGGAATTGACGCCGACCCAACACGCCATCGTCCAAACGCTGCTCAATCTCAAGAGTCCTCAGAGGGCCTCGCAGGCTTGCTGTGTGCCAACTGAGTTAAAACCAATATCCCTCCTGTATGAGGAAAACGGCATTGtggttttaaataataaatacgaGGGGATGGTGGTCAAGGAATGTGGATGCAGATAG